The following coding sequences lie in one Arachis ipaensis cultivar K30076 chromosome B05, Araip1.1, whole genome shotgun sequence genomic window:
- the LOC110271808 gene encoding rac-like GTP-binding protein RHO1 → MKLTGLSVEEAIGKDLLMLVEDFSAERVKKMLDMALQGMSFFYSPFYPFFFNYFGTGQEDYNRLRPLSYRGADVFLLAFSLISRASYENVAKKWIPELRHVPIILVGTKLDLRDDKQFFQDHPGAALITTVQNVKAVFDAAIKVVLQPPKQKKKKRKGQKICSIL, encoded by the exons ATGAAGTTGACAGGCCTTTCAGTTGAGGAAGCTATTGGAAAGGATTTACTTATGCTGGTTGAGGATTTTTCAGCAGAGAGAGTCAAGAAGATGCTGGACATGGCACTGCAGGGTATGTCTTTTTTCTATTCACcattttatcctttttttttcaattattttggaACAGGCCAAGAAGATTACAATAGATTAAGACCTTTAAGCTATCGAGGAGCTGATGTATTCCTGCTAGCATTCTCTCTCATAAGCAGGGCTAGCTATGAAAATGTTGCCAAGAAA TGGATTCCTGAGTTGAGGCATGTTccaattattcttgttggaacaAAACTTG ATCTTCGGGATGATAAGCAGTTTTTTCAAGATCATCCTGGTGCAGCGCTTATCACCACAGTGCAG AATGTGAAGGCTGTTTTTGATGCGGCCATCAAAGTAGTTCTCCAGCCTCCAAagcagaagaaaaagaagagaaagggtCAAAAAATATGTTCCATATTGTGA
- the LOC107643188 gene encoding uncharacterized protein LOC107643188 has protein sequence MEASFFRFLKIVGVGYKARAEAQGRLLYLKLGYSHEVELAVPPAVRVFCFKNNVVCCTGIDKQRVHQFAATVRNCKPPEVYKGKGIMYIDEVIKKKQGKKSK, from the coding sequence ATGGAAGCGTCGTTTTTCCGTTTTCTGAAAATTGTCGGAGTTGGATACAAAGCGAGAGCGGAAGCTCAAGGTCGGTTATTGTATTTGAAACTTGGATACAGTCACGAGGTTGAATTGGCGGTGCCGCCGGCGGTGCGCGTGTTCTGTTTCAAGAACAATGTGGTTTGCTGCACCGGAATTGACAAGCAAAGGGTGCACCAGTTTGCTGCCACAGTGCGCAATTGCAAGCCTCCTGAAGTTTACAAAGGGAAAGGTATAATGTACATTGATGAAGTCATCAAGAAGAAGCAAGGAAAGAAATCTAAATGA
- the LOC107643185 gene encoding cellulose synthase-like protein D3 isoform X2, with the protein MWRVSHKNTDAIWLWGMSVVCEIWFAFSWLLDQLPKLCPINRSTDLNVLKEKFETPTPNNPTGKSDLPGIDVFVSTADPEKEPPLVTANTILSILAADYPVEKLSCYVSDDGGALLTFEAMAEAASFANIWVPFCRKHDIEPRNPESYFSLKRDPYKNKVKPDFVKDRRRVKREYDEFKVRINSLPDSIRRRSDAYHAREEIKAMKLQRQNKEDEPIEPAKIPKATWMADGTHWPGTWLSPTSEHTRGDHAGIIQVMLKPPSDEPLLGNADDTKLIDVTNVDIRLPLLVYVSREKRPGYDHNKKAGAMNALVRASAIMSNGPFILNLDCDHYIYNSKAMREGMCFMMDRGGDRICYVQFPQRFEGIDPSDRYANHNTVFFDVNMRALDGLQGPVYVGTGCLFRRVALYGFDPPRSKEHNQGCCSCCFGRQKKLASMASTPEENRALRMGESDDEEMNLSLFPKKFGNSTFLIDSIPVAEFQGRPLADHPAVKNGRPPGALTIPRDLLDASTVAEAISVISCWYEDKTEWGQRVGWIYGSVTEDVVTGYRMHNRGWKSVYCVTKRDAFRGTAPINLTDRLHQVLRWATGSVEIFFSRNNALLASPRMKFLQRIAYLNVGIYPFTSIFLIVYCFLPALSLFSGQFIVQTLNVTFLSYLLGITITLCMLAVLEIKWSGIELEEWWRNEQFWLIGGTSAHLAAVLQGLLKVIAGIEISFTLTSKSAGDDVDDEFADLYIVKWTSLMIPPITIMMVNLIAIAVGVSRTIYSVIPQWSRLIGGVFFSFWVLTHLYPFAKGLMGRRGRTPTIVFVWSGLIAITISLLWVAINPPAGSNQIGGSFQFP; encoded by the exons ATGTGGAGAGTGAGCCACAAAAATACTGATGCAATCTGGCTGTGGGGTATGTCCGTTGTTTGTGAGATATGGTTTGCCTTCTCCTGGCTTCTAGATCAACTTCCCAAACTATGCCCGATAAATCGTTCCACGGATCTCAATGTTCTGAAGGAAAAGTTCGAGACACCGACTCCTAACAATCCTACAGGGAAGTCTGATCTTCCAGGCATTGATGTCTTTGTGTCTACTGCAGATCCGGAGAAAGAACCACCTCTTGTCACAGCAAACACTATATTGTCCATTTTAGCTGCTGATTACCCTGTTGAGAAGCTTTCTTGCTATGTTTCCGATGATGGAGGTGCCCTTCTTACTTTTGAGGCAATGGCTGAAGCTGCCAGCTTTGCTAATATTTGGGTCCCCTTCTGTCGTAAACACGATATCGAGCCAAGGAATCCTGAATCATATTTCAGCCTAAAGAGAGATCCTTACAAGAACAAAGTAAAGCCAGATTTTGTCAAGGATCGAAGACGGGTGAAGCGTGAGTATGATGAGTTCAAGGTTAGGATCAATAGTTTGCCTGACTCAATCCGTCGTCGGTCCGATGCCTATCATGCTAGAGAGGAAATCAAGGCCATGAAACTTCAGAGGCAAAACAAAGAAGACGAACCCATAGAACCGGCAAAGATTCCAAAAGCAACATGGATGGCTGATGGAACTCATTGGCCAGGTACTTGGTTAAGTCCTACATCTGAACACACAAGGGGAGACCATGCTGGTATAATTCAG GTGATGTTAAAACCTCCCAGTGATGAACCTCTTCTTGGAAATGCTGATGATACAAAGCTCATTGATGTGACTAACGTTGATATCCGACTTCCCCTTCTTGTTTATGTTTCCCGGGAGAAGCGTCCGGGCTATGATCACAACAAAAAGGCTGGGGCCATGAATGCCTTGGTCCGAGCCTCAGCCATAATGTCTAATGGTCCTTTTATACTCAATCTTGACTGCGACCACTATATCTACAACTCCAAAGCTATGAGGGAAGGCATGTGCTTTATGATGGATCGTGGAGGCGACCGCATTTGTTATGTCCAGTTCCCCCAGAGATTCGAGGGGATCGATCCCTCTGATAGATATGCTAATCACAACACCGTCTTCTTTGATGTCAACATGAGAGCCCTTGATGGACTTCAAGGGCCAGTCTATGTGGGAACTGGGTGCCTTTTCAGACGCGTTGCGCTATACGGTTTCGACCCACCACGTTCAAAAGAGCATAACCAGGGTTGTTGTAGTTGCTGCTTTGGTCGTCAGAAGAAGCTTGCTTCAATGGCAAGCACCCCCGAAGAGAACAGGGCACTAAGAATGGGTGAATCTGATGATGAAGAAATGAATCTATCTTTGTTCCCTAAGAAGTTTGGAAACTCAACATTCCTCATTGATTCAATCCCAGTGGCAGAGTTCCAAGGTAGACCTCTTGCTGATCACCCTGCTGTGAAAAATGGACGGCCACCGGGTGCTCTCACCATTCCCCGGGATCTTCTTGATGCATCAACCGTGGCCGAGGCCATCAGTGTCATCTCCTGTTGGTACGAGGACAAGACCGAGTGGGGACAGCGAGTTGGATGGATCTACGGCTCGGTTACTGAGGATGTGGTCACTGGATATAGGATGCACAACAGGGGATGGAAATCAGTTTACTGTGTGACTAAGCGCGATGCCTTCCGCGGCACGGCACCAATAAATCTCACTGACAGGCTGCATCAGGTCCTTAGATGGGCTACTGGCTCAGTTGAAATATTCTTCTCACGGAACAATGCCCTTCTTGCTAGCCCAAGAATGAAATTTCTTCAACGTATCGCATACCTCAACGTCGGAATTTACCCGTTCACTTCCATATTCCTTATTGTCTACTGCTTCCTCCCGGCGCTATCCCTCTTCTCCGGCCAGTTCATTGTGCAGACTCTCAATGTTACTTTCCTTTCTTATCTATTAGGCATCACTATCACTTTGTGCATGCTTGCAGTGCTCGAAATCAAGTGGTCCGGCATTGAGTTGGAAGAGTGGTGGCGAAACGAGCAGTTCTGGCTGATTGGAGGGACCAGTGCTCATCTAGCTGCAGTCCTCCAAGGCTTGCTCAAAGTCATAGCCGGGATAGAGATCTCGTTCACATTGACTTCAAAATCTGCCGGCGATGACGTAGATGACGAGTTTGCTGACCTCTACATTGTGAAATGGACATCCCTGATGATCCCACCAATAACAATCATGATGGTTAATTTGATAGCAATTGCAGTGGGAGTTAGCAGAACGATATACAGTGTGATACCGCAGTGGAGCCGTCTAATAGGTGGTGTTTTCTTCAGTTTCTGGGTGTTGACTCATCTATACCCATTTGCAAAAGGTTTGATGGGAAGGAGAGGGAGGACACCTACCATTGTTTTTGTATGGTCAGGACTCATAGCAATCACAATCTCTCTCTTGTGGGTGGCAATCAATCCCCCTGCTGGTTCTAACCAAATTGGTGGTTCATTCCAGTTTCCATGA